One Kangiella geojedonensis DNA segment encodes these proteins:
- a CDS encoding phosphoadenylyl-sulfate reductase, with product MSLLNKSWFEQVNSKLELATAQQRVEYALEHLPENYALASSFGAQSAVSLHLLTQVKPDIPIILVDTGYLFTETYQFIDELTERLGLNLKVYQSDISAAWQEARYGKLWEKGEQGIKDYNQRNKVEPMDRALDELNVTTWFSGLRRQQSSSRKGLPVIQSFKGRIKVHPIIDWDNKMIHEYLKKYELPYHPLWEKGYVSIGDTHSTIPLSADMDEEDTRFGGIVRECGLHVDTLSGL from the coding sequence ATGTCTTTGCTTAATAAGTCATGGTTTGAACAGGTTAACAGTAAACTGGAGTTGGCAACCGCGCAACAGCGGGTAGAGTATGCTTTAGAACACTTACCTGAGAACTATGCTTTGGCTTCAAGCTTTGGCGCTCAGTCGGCAGTGAGCTTGCATCTTTTAACTCAAGTAAAACCTGATATTCCGATCATCTTGGTTGATACGGGGTATCTCTTTACTGAAACCTATCAGTTTATCGATGAATTAACTGAGCGACTTGGTTTGAACCTAAAGGTATACCAAAGTGACATCAGTGCCGCTTGGCAAGAAGCGCGTTACGGCAAGCTTTGGGAAAAAGGCGAGCAAGGGATTAAGGACTATAATCAACGCAATAAAGTTGAACCTATGGATAGAGCGCTCGATGAATTAAATGTTACCACTTGGTTTTCAGGATTGAGGCGACAACAATCAAGTTCTCGCAAAGGGTTGCCTGTGATTCAGTCCTTTAAGGGACGGATTAAGGTCCATCCAATCATTGATTGGGACAATAAAATGATTCATGAGTACCTAAAAAAATATGAGCTACCATACCATCCTCTGTGGGAGAAAGGCTATGTCTCTATTGGGGATACTCACAGTACCATTCCCTTAAGCGCGGATATGGACGAAGAGGATACCCGATTTGGCGGCATTGTTCGCGAATGCGGACTGCATGTGGACACTTTGTCTGGTTTATAA